From a region of the Poecile atricapillus isolate bPoeAtr1 chromosome 4, bPoeAtr1.hap1, whole genome shotgun sequence genome:
- the ABHD18 gene encoding protein ABHD18 isoform X2, translating into MMRFQFIIPRRWNGKHRPVCIHLAGTGDHHFWRRRTLMARPMIKEACMASLLLENPYYILLKPKDQLRSCLKNVSDLFVMGGALILESAALLHWLEREGYGPLGMTGISMGGHMASLAVTNWPKPLPLIPCLSWSTASAVFTTGVLSKAVNWRELEKQYFTQTVYEEEIIQMLEYCGTDSFKMGQDFVKNFPDSVDSLADMDVTSRIFSFESLNDSVSKESVHSFATNRSALSASSERLLMQDAPKMQCINQTFSTSSSSNKNLTSPQGHRINTRRRSDTLQRESLMFMKGVMDECTHVANFPVPVDPSLIIVVQAKEDAYIPRTGVRSLQEIWPGCEIRYLDGGHVSAYLFKQGLFRQAIYDAFDRFLQKYTM; encoded by the exons ATGATGAG ATTTCAGTTCATCATACCCAGAAGATGGAACGGCAAGCACAGACCTGTGTGCATTCATTTAGCAGGCACTGGAGACCAT CACTTCTGGAGAAGACGCACGTTAATGGCGCGGCCGATGATCAAAGAAGCCTGTATGGCTTCCCTGTTGCTAGAAAATCCTTACTATATCCTTTT AAAACCTAAGGATCAATT acggtcatgtttaaaaaatgtctCGGACCTGTTTGTGATGGGAGGAGCTCTAATTCTAGAATCGGCAGCTCTTTTGCACTGGCTAGAGAGAGAAGGCTATGGACCACTAGGGATGACTGGAATATCCATGGGAGGACAT ATGGCTTCACTGGCAGTGACAAACTGGCCTAAACCATTGCCACTGATTCCATGTCTTTCCTGGTCCACAGCCTCTGCAGTCTTCACTACG GGTGTGCTGAGTAAGGCAGTGAActggagagagctggagaaaCAGTATTTTACACAAACTGTGTATGAAGAGGAAATCATTCAAATGCTTGAATATTGTGGA ACGGATTCTTTCAAGATGGGACAAGACTTTGTCAAGAACTTCCCTGACAGTGTGGACAGTCTGGCGGACATGGACGTGACTTCCAGAATATTCAGCTTTGAGTCCTTGAATGACTCTGTATCCAAGGAATCTGTTCACAGCTTTGCCACAAATAGAAGTGCTCTAAGTGCCTCTTCAGAAAGACTCTTAATGCAAGATGCTCCTAAAATGCAGTGCATAAATCAAACCTTTTCCACCAGTAGTAGTAGCAATAAAAACTTAACCAGCCCACAAGGACACAGGATAAATACAAGGAGAAGGAGTGACACTTTACAGAGAGAATCCTTAATGTTCATGAAGGGAGTAATGGATGAATGTACCCACGTAGCTAACTTCCCAG ttCCAGTTGACCCAAGTTTAATCATAGTAGTACAAGCCAAGGAGGATGCGTACATTCCGCGCACCGGCGTGCGCAGCCTCCAGGAGATCTGGCCGGGGTGTGAAATCAGGTATCTGGATGGAGGTCATGTCAGTGCCTACCTCTTCAAACAAGGACTTTTCAG ACAAGCGATTTACGATGCGTTTGACCGCTTCCTCCAGAAATACACCATGTGA
- the ABHD18 gene encoding protein ABHD18 isoform X1, protein MGVSKLDVLYRKLLLTKLFIRGWGKPEDLKRIFEFRKIIGNREKCQTLVSKDYPVFIDKVEGQSDCKILEGHFISPLAHCVPGILPVESLVARFQFIIPRRWNGKHRPVCIHLAGTGDHHFWRRRTLMARPMIKEACMASLLLENPYYILLKPKDQLRSCLKNVSDLFVMGGALILESAALLHWLEREGYGPLGMTGISMGGHMASLAVTNWPKPLPLIPCLSWSTASAVFTTGVLSKAVNWRELEKQYFTQTVYEEEIIQMLEYCGTDSFKMGQDFVKNFPDSVDSLADMDVTSRIFSFESLNDSVSKESVHSFATNRSALSASSERLLMQDAPKMQCINQTFSTSSSSNKNLTSPQGHRINTRRRSDTLQRESLMFMKGVMDECTHVANFPVPVDPSLIIVVQAKEDAYIPRTGVRSLQEIWPGCEIRYLDGGHVSAYLFKQGLFRQAIYDAFDRFLQKYTM, encoded by the exons ATGGGTGTAAGTAAATTAGATGTCTTGTACCGAAAGCTTCTCCTCACTAAACTTTTCATCAGAGGATGGGGAAAGCCCGAGGATCTGAAAAG AATATTTGAATTCAGAAAGATTattggaaacagggaaaaatgccAGACGCTTGTTTCGAAAGATTACCCAGTGTTCATTGACAAG GTTGAGGGGCAATCAGACTGTAAAATCCTTGAGGGGCACTTCATTTCCCCCTTGGCTCATTGTGTCCCAGGTATCCTGCCAGTTGAATCTCTTGTAGCAAG ATTTCAGTTCATCATACCCAGAAGATGGAACGGCAAGCACAGACCTGTGTGCATTCATTTAGCAGGCACTGGAGACCAT CACTTCTGGAGAAGACGCACGTTAATGGCGCGGCCGATGATCAAAGAAGCCTGTATGGCTTCCCTGTTGCTAGAAAATCCTTACTATATCCTTTT AAAACCTAAGGATCAATT acggtcatgtttaaaaaatgtctCGGACCTGTTTGTGATGGGAGGAGCTCTAATTCTAGAATCGGCAGCTCTTTTGCACTGGCTAGAGAGAGAAGGCTATGGACCACTAGGGATGACTGGAATATCCATGGGAGGACAT ATGGCTTCACTGGCAGTGACAAACTGGCCTAAACCATTGCCACTGATTCCATGTCTTTCCTGGTCCACAGCCTCTGCAGTCTTCACTACG GGTGTGCTGAGTAAGGCAGTGAActggagagagctggagaaaCAGTATTTTACACAAACTGTGTATGAAGAGGAAATCATTCAAATGCTTGAATATTGTGGA ACGGATTCTTTCAAGATGGGACAAGACTTTGTCAAGAACTTCCCTGACAGTGTGGACAGTCTGGCGGACATGGACGTGACTTCCAGAATATTCAGCTTTGAGTCCTTGAATGACTCTGTATCCAAGGAATCTGTTCACAGCTTTGCCACAAATAGAAGTGCTCTAAGTGCCTCTTCAGAAAGACTCTTAATGCAAGATGCTCCTAAAATGCAGTGCATAAATCAAACCTTTTCCACCAGTAGTAGTAGCAATAAAAACTTAACCAGCCCACAAGGACACAGGATAAATACAAGGAGAAGGAGTGACACTTTACAGAGAGAATCCTTAATGTTCATGAAGGGAGTAATGGATGAATGTACCCACGTAGCTAACTTCCCAG ttCCAGTTGACCCAAGTTTAATCATAGTAGTACAAGCCAAGGAGGATGCGTACATTCCGCGCACCGGCGTGCGCAGCCTCCAGGAGATCTGGCCGGGGTGTGAAATCAGGTATCTGGATGGAGGTCATGTCAGTGCCTACCTCTTCAAACAAGGACTTTTCAG ACAAGCGATTTACGATGCGTTTGACCGCTTCCTCCAGAAATACACCATGTGA